One stretch of Paenibacillus sp. AN1007 DNA includes these proteins:
- a CDS encoding amino acid permease, which produces MRSNENLKLLFRKKPIVSETNEGGALKRALGAFDLTTLGVGAIIGTGIFVLTGVAAAKYAGPGLVLSFLLAGIICAFAALCYAEFASTIPASGSAYTYSYTAFGEVIAWILGWDLILEYGFASAAVASGWSGYFQTLLSGFGLELPHALSSAFNPDKGTYFDITAAVITLIITFLLTRGVKEAARANGIMVAIKIVVVFIFIGVGVFYVQPANWHPFLPFGFSGVTAGAATVFFAYIGFDAVSTAAEEVKRPQRDLPIGIIASLAVCTVLYIVVSLILTGIVPFHMLNVSDPVAFAFEFVQLNGLSWIVSLGAITGITTVLLVMMYGQTRLLYSMSRDGLLSPVFSKVSGKSQTPAVGSWTAGIIIALFSGFISLGHLAELTNIGTLFAFAVVSLGIIVLRKNNPDLKRGFRVPLVPLIPILSALGCVYLMTRLAALTWITFFGWLIIGLMIYFVYGRHHSHLNPLRRK; this is translated from the coding sequence ATGCGCAGCAATGAAAACTTGAAATTATTATTCCGCAAGAAACCGATTGTCAGTGAAACGAATGAGGGCGGGGCATTGAAGAGAGCGCTTGGAGCTTTCGATCTAACTACGCTCGGAGTCGGAGCGATTATTGGGACAGGCATTTTTGTGCTGACAGGTGTAGCGGCTGCCAAGTATGCGGGACCCGGGCTTGTGTTATCCTTTTTACTGGCCGGTATCATCTGTGCATTTGCGGCCTTGTGTTACGCTGAATTTGCTTCGACAATTCCGGCATCAGGGAGTGCTTATACGTACAGTTACACCGCATTTGGTGAAGTTATCGCATGGATTCTGGGTTGGGACCTGATTCTGGAGTATGGTTTTGCCAGTGCAGCCGTCGCCAGCGGCTGGTCGGGATATTTCCAGACATTATTATCCGGATTCGGACTGGAGCTGCCTCATGCACTGTCGAGTGCGTTCAATCCGGATAAAGGTACGTATTTTGACATTACGGCCGCTGTGATCACCTTGATCATTACGTTTCTGCTCACTCGAGGAGTGAAAGAAGCCGCGCGAGCGAACGGTATAATGGTAGCGATCAAAATTGTCGTGGTCTTTATCTTCATTGGCGTAGGTGTGTTTTATGTTCAGCCAGCCAACTGGCATCCTTTTCTGCCCTTTGGTTTCTCGGGTGTAACAGCGGGGGCGGCGACGGTATTTTTTGCTTATATCGGATTTGATGCCGTATCAACCGCAGCCGAAGAGGTGAAGCGTCCGCAGCGGGATCTGCCCATTGGCATTATCGCATCCCTTGCCGTGTGTACTGTTCTTTATATCGTGGTATCTCTGATTCTCACGGGAATTGTGCCTTTCCATATGTTGAACGTCAGTGACCCGGTTGCTTTTGCTTTTGAATTTGTTCAATTAAACGGATTGTCCTGGATTGTGTCTCTCGGGGCGATCACAGGCATTACAACGGTATTGCTGGTGATGATGTATGGACAGACCCGTCTGCTCTACTCCATGTCTCGAGATGGGCTGTTGTCTCCGGTTTTCTCCAAGGTAAGCGGGAAAAGTCAGACCCCAGCCGTTGGAAGCTGGACTGCCGGTATTATCATTGCTTTGTTTTCCGGTTTTATCTCACTGGGGCACCTGGCAGAACTTACGAATATCGGAACGTTATTTGCATTTGCGGTAGTTAGTCTCGGAATTATCGTTTTGCGTAAAAATAACCCTGACCTCAAACGGGGATTCCGCGTTCCGCTGGTTCCCTTGATTCCGATTCTGAGCGCCCTCGGCTGCGTATATCTGATGA